The following coding sequences lie in one Chanos chanos chromosome 4, fChaCha1.1, whole genome shotgun sequence genomic window:
- the loxl3b gene encoding lysyl oxidase homolog 3B isoform X2: protein MEHSYWWSHIVTILLGVWLPACNAQTTPTVRPSPSPTPEASEQLKFRLAGHPRKHNEGRIEVFYKGEWGTICDDDFSLSNAHVLCRQLGFVSATGWTHSAKYGKGTGKIWLDNMQCSGSEKSVSACKSRGWGNSDCTHDEDAGVICKDERLPGFVDSNIIEVQVNENRVEEVRLRPVLSMAKRRMPITEGVVEVRYKDGWAQVCDIGWTPKNSRVICGMMGFPHERKVNKNFYKLYAERQKNYYWVHSVACAGTEVHLAACPMEFNQDNATQTCKGGMPAAVSCVPGPQYTQSSSMKKKLKISSTVRLKGGAQYGEGRVEVLRGSEWGTVCDDRWNLQSASVVCRELGFGSAKEAFNGARMGQGIGPIHMNEIQCTGQERSIWNCRYKNITVEDCQHTEDAAVRCNIPYMGYERTVRISGGRTRYEGRVEVLRTGHNGTQHWGLICGEGWSTKEAMVVCRQLGLGYANHGLQETWYWDGSNVTEMVMSGVKCTGDEPSLSQCKHHKIVNCQKSAARFAAGVICSETASDLVLNASLVQQTVYIEDRPLHMLYCAAEEDCLSKSAAKANWPYGHRRLLRFSSQIHNIGRADFRPKAGRHSWVWHACHGHYHSMDIFTHYDLMSANGSKVAEGHKASFCLEDSECQEGVSKRYECANFGEQGITVGCWDLYRHDIDCQWIDITDVKPGNYILQVVINPNFEVSESDFTNNAMKCSCKYDGHRIWVHNCHIGDALSDEAERKFEKYPGQLNNQIS from the exons ATGGAGCATTCTTATTGGTGGAGTCATATTGTCACCATCTTACTAGGGGTGTGGCTTCCAGCCTGCAATGCCCAGACCACACCCACTGTACGCCCTAGTCCCTCCCCCACACCCGAAGCATCTGAGCAACTGAAGTTCCGTCTGGCCGGTCACCCCAGGAAACACAATGAGGGCCGAATAGAGGTGTTTTATAAGGGCGAATGGGGGACCATCTGTGACGATGACTTCTCCTTATCCAATGCTCACGTGCTTTGCCGTCAGCTCGGTTTCGTCTCAGCCACAGGCTGGACTCACAGTGCCAAGTATGGCAAGGGCACAG GGAAGATCTGGCTTGATAACATGCAGTGTAGCGGCAGTGAGAAGAGTGTGTCAGCGTGTAAGTCACGTGGCTGGGGTAACAGTGACTGCACACATGATGAAGATGCAGGAGTGATCTGTAAGGATGAGAGATTGCCTGGATTTGTGGACTCCAACATTATTGAG GTGCAGGTAAATGAGAACAGGGTGGAGGAAGTGCGTCTGCGACCAGTGCTTTCCATGGCAAAGCGCCGGATGCCCATAACAGAGGGAGTAGTGGAGGTGAGGTATAAAGATGGATGGGCTCAGGTCTGTGACATCGGCTGGACTCCCAAAAATTCCAGAGTCATCTGTGGCATGATGGGATTTCCCCATGAGAGGAAAGTCAACAAAAACTTCTACAA GTTGTATGCGGAGCGACAGAAGAACTATTACTGGGTTCACTCGGTGGCGTGTGCAGGGACAGAGGTTCACCTGGCTGCTTGTCCAATGGAGTTTAATCAGGACAATGCCACGCAAACCTGTAAAGGCGGCATGCCGGCCGCTGTCAGCTGCGTTCCTGGGCCGCAATACACTCAAAGCAGCAGCATGAAGAAGAAGCTCAAAATTTCG AGTACCGTGCGTCTGAAGGGTGGGGCACAGTATGGAGAGGGCAGGGTGGAGGTTCTGAGGGGCAGTGAGTGGGGAACTGTGTGTGACGATCGCTGGAATCTGCAGTCAGCTAGTGTGGTCTGTAGAGAACTTGGGTTTGGGTCAGCTAAAGAAGCCTTTAACGGAGCCCGCATGGGGCAGG GCATTGGGCCAATCCATATGAATGAGATACAGTGCACTGGACAGGAACGTTCCATCTGGAACTGTCGCTACAAGAACATCACAGTGGAAGATTGTCAACACACAGAGGATGCAGCTGTTCGCTGTAACATCCCCTACATGGGCTACGAGAGAACG GTGCGTATCTCGGGGGGCCGCACACGCTATGAGGGACGTGTGGAAGTGCTACGCACGGGGCATAATGGTACACAGCACTGGGGGCTTATCTGTGGAGAGGGCTGGTCCACCAAAGAAGCCAtggtggtctgcagacagctggggCTTGGATACGCCAACCATGGACTCCAA GAAACATGGTACTGGGATGGCAGCAATGTGACAGAGATGGTTATGAGTGGAGTGAAGTGTACAGGTGATGAGCCATCTCTCAGCCAATGCAAGCACCACAAAATTGTCAACTGCCAGAAATCGGCCGCCCGGTTCGCAGcgggagtcatctgctctgaaa CTGCCTCTGACTTGGTGCTGAATGCCTCGCTGGTGCAGCAGACCGTGTACATAGAGGACCGGCCCTTGCACATGCTGTACTGCGCGGCTGAAGAGGACTGCCTGTCTAAGAGCGCTGCCAAAGCTAACTGGCCCTACGGCCACCGCCGGCTCCTCCGCTTCTCCTCTCAGATTCACAACATCGGCCGCGCCGACTTCAGGCCCAAAGCCGGCCGCCACTCGTGGGTCTGGCACGCCTGCCACGG ACATTATCACAGCATGGATATCTTTACCCACTATGACCTGATGTCTGCGAATGGCTCTAAGGTGGCAGAGGGACACAAAGCCAGTTTCTGTCTGGAGGACAGTGAGTGTCAGGAAG gtGTTTCCAAAAGATACGAATGTGCTAACTTTGGTGAGCAAGGCATTACGGTGGGGTGCTGGGATTTGTATCGCCATGACATTGACTGTCAATGGATTGACATTACCGATGTGAAACCAGGAAACTACATCCTACAG GTTGTGATAAATCCCAATTTTGAGGTTTCTGAGAGCGACTTCACAAACAATGCTATGAAGTGCAGCTGTAAATATGATGGTCACAGGATCTGGGTACACAACTGCCACATTG GGGATGCGCTGAGTGACGAGGCTGAGAGGAAGTTTGAGAAATATCCCGGGCAGCTCAACAACCAGATTTCCTAA
- the loxl3b gene encoding lysyl oxidase homolog 3B isoform X1, giving the protein MEHSYWWSHIVTILLGVWLPACNAQTTPTVRPSPSPTPEASEQLKFRLAGHPRKHNEGRIEVFYKGEWGTICDDDFSLSNAHVLCRQLGFVSATGWTHSAKYGKGTGKIWLDNMQCSGSEKSVSACKSRGWGNSDCTHDEDAGVICKDERLPGFVDSNIIEVQVNENRVEEVRLRPVLSMAKRRMPITEGVVEVRYKDGWAQVCDIGWTPKNSRVICGMMGFPHERKVNKNFYKLYAERQKNYYWVHSVACAGTEVHLAACPMEFNQDNATQTCKGGMPAAVSCVPGPQYTQSSSMKKKLKISSTVRLKGGAQYGEGRVEVLRGSEWGTVCDDRWNLQSASVVCRELGFGSAKEAFNGARMGQGIGPIHMNEIQCTGQERSIWNCRYKNITVEDCQHTEDAAVRCNIPYMGYERTVRISGGRTRYEGRVEVLRTGHNGTQHWGLICGEGWSTKEAMVVCRQLGLGYANHGLQVRLMGGRSEYEGRLEVRVGDRWGSVCSEGWTTKEAMVACRQLGLGYSMHAMTETWYWDGSNVTEMVMSGVKCTGDEPSLSQCKHHKIVNCQKSAARFAAGVICSETASDLVLNASLVQQTVYIEDRPLHMLYCAAEEDCLSKSAAKANWPYGHRRLLRFSSQIHNIGRADFRPKAGRHSWVWHACHGHYHSMDIFTHYDLMSANGSKVAEGHKASFCLEDSECQEGVSKRYECANFGEQGITVGCWDLYRHDIDCQWIDITDVKPGNYILQVVINPNFEVSESDFTNNAMKCSCKYDGHRIWVHNCHIGDALSDEAERKFEKYPGQLNNQIS; this is encoded by the exons ATGGAGCATTCTTATTGGTGGAGTCATATTGTCACCATCTTACTAGGGGTGTGGCTTCCAGCCTGCAATGCCCAGACCACACCCACTGTACGCCCTAGTCCCTCCCCCACACCCGAAGCATCTGAGCAACTGAAGTTCCGTCTGGCCGGTCACCCCAGGAAACACAATGAGGGCCGAATAGAGGTGTTTTATAAGGGCGAATGGGGGACCATCTGTGACGATGACTTCTCCTTATCCAATGCTCACGTGCTTTGCCGTCAGCTCGGTTTCGTCTCAGCCACAGGCTGGACTCACAGTGCCAAGTATGGCAAGGGCACAG GGAAGATCTGGCTTGATAACATGCAGTGTAGCGGCAGTGAGAAGAGTGTGTCAGCGTGTAAGTCACGTGGCTGGGGTAACAGTGACTGCACACATGATGAAGATGCAGGAGTGATCTGTAAGGATGAGAGATTGCCTGGATTTGTGGACTCCAACATTATTGAG GTGCAGGTAAATGAGAACAGGGTGGAGGAAGTGCGTCTGCGACCAGTGCTTTCCATGGCAAAGCGCCGGATGCCCATAACAGAGGGAGTAGTGGAGGTGAGGTATAAAGATGGATGGGCTCAGGTCTGTGACATCGGCTGGACTCCCAAAAATTCCAGAGTCATCTGTGGCATGATGGGATTTCCCCATGAGAGGAAAGTCAACAAAAACTTCTACAA GTTGTATGCGGAGCGACAGAAGAACTATTACTGGGTTCACTCGGTGGCGTGTGCAGGGACAGAGGTTCACCTGGCTGCTTGTCCAATGGAGTTTAATCAGGACAATGCCACGCAAACCTGTAAAGGCGGCATGCCGGCCGCTGTCAGCTGCGTTCCTGGGCCGCAATACACTCAAAGCAGCAGCATGAAGAAGAAGCTCAAAATTTCG AGTACCGTGCGTCTGAAGGGTGGGGCACAGTATGGAGAGGGCAGGGTGGAGGTTCTGAGGGGCAGTGAGTGGGGAACTGTGTGTGACGATCGCTGGAATCTGCAGTCAGCTAGTGTGGTCTGTAGAGAACTTGGGTTTGGGTCAGCTAAAGAAGCCTTTAACGGAGCCCGCATGGGGCAGG GCATTGGGCCAATCCATATGAATGAGATACAGTGCACTGGACAGGAACGTTCCATCTGGAACTGTCGCTACAAGAACATCACAGTGGAAGATTGTCAACACACAGAGGATGCAGCTGTTCGCTGTAACATCCCCTACATGGGCTACGAGAGAACG GTGCGTATCTCGGGGGGCCGCACACGCTATGAGGGACGTGTGGAAGTGCTACGCACGGGGCATAATGGTACACAGCACTGGGGGCTTATCTGTGGAGAGGGCTGGTCCACCAAAGAAGCCAtggtggtctgcagacagctggggCTTGGATACGCCAACCATGGACTCCAA GTGCGGCTAATGGGCGGGCGATCGGAGTACGAGGGGCGACTGGAGGTTCGGGTGGGTGATCGCTGGggcagtgtgtgcagtgagggTTGGACCACCAAAGAGGCCATGGTGGCCTGCAGACAGCTAGGGCTGGGTTACAGCATGCACGCTATGACT GAAACATGGTACTGGGATGGCAGCAATGTGACAGAGATGGTTATGAGTGGAGTGAAGTGTACAGGTGATGAGCCATCTCTCAGCCAATGCAAGCACCACAAAATTGTCAACTGCCAGAAATCGGCCGCCCGGTTCGCAGcgggagtcatctgctctgaaa CTGCCTCTGACTTGGTGCTGAATGCCTCGCTGGTGCAGCAGACCGTGTACATAGAGGACCGGCCCTTGCACATGCTGTACTGCGCGGCTGAAGAGGACTGCCTGTCTAAGAGCGCTGCCAAAGCTAACTGGCCCTACGGCCACCGCCGGCTCCTCCGCTTCTCCTCTCAGATTCACAACATCGGCCGCGCCGACTTCAGGCCCAAAGCCGGCCGCCACTCGTGGGTCTGGCACGCCTGCCACGG ACATTATCACAGCATGGATATCTTTACCCACTATGACCTGATGTCTGCGAATGGCTCTAAGGTGGCAGAGGGACACAAAGCCAGTTTCTGTCTGGAGGACAGTGAGTGTCAGGAAG gtGTTTCCAAAAGATACGAATGTGCTAACTTTGGTGAGCAAGGCATTACGGTGGGGTGCTGGGATTTGTATCGCCATGACATTGACTGTCAATGGATTGACATTACCGATGTGAAACCAGGAAACTACATCCTACAG GTTGTGATAAATCCCAATTTTGAGGTTTCTGAGAGCGACTTCACAAACAATGCTATGAAGTGCAGCTGTAAATATGATGGTCACAGGATCTGGGTACACAACTGCCACATTG GGGATGCGCTGAGTGACGAGGCTGAGAGGAAGTTTGAGAAATATCCCGGGCAGCTCAACAACCAGATTTCCTAA